A single window of Pseudarthrobacter psychrotolerans DNA harbors:
- a CDS encoding VOC family protein has protein sequence MATQIYVNLPVKDLKRSVDFFTALGFSFNPDYTDENATCMIINENAFVMLLVEGFFKTFTSRDVADATSSTESIMAFSVDTKEAVDAAVRKALAAGGTPSQEVQDYGFMYNHSFQDPDGHLWEVLWTDPAGPPADGGAPAGSE, from the coding sequence ATGGCAACGCAAATTTACGTGAACCTGCCCGTTAAGGACCTGAAGCGGTCCGTCGATTTCTTCACCGCCCTTGGTTTCTCGTTCAACCCGGACTACACCGATGAAAACGCGACCTGCATGATCATCAACGAAAACGCCTTTGTCATGCTCCTGGTGGAGGGTTTCTTCAAGACCTTCACCTCCCGGGACGTGGCCGATGCCACCAGTTCCACCGAGTCCATCATGGCCTTTTCAGTGGACACCAAGGAAGCCGTGGACGCTGCGGTACGCAAGGCCCTGGCCGCGGGCGGCACGCCGTCGCAGGAGGTCCAGGACTACGGATTTATGTACAACCACAGTTTCCAGGACCCGGACGGACACCTGTGGGAGGTCCTCTGGACGGACCCTGCCGGTCCACCGGCCGACGGCGGGGC